The Hyphococcus flavus genome contains a region encoding:
- a CDS encoding MbtH family protein, protein MANPFDDENGTFLILVNEEGQHSLWPDFIDVPPGWEQVGPTGSKALCSAWIDENWTDMRPKSLIRQMEEDERQRQAND, encoded by the coding sequence ATGGCAAATCCATTTGACGATGAAAACGGGACATTCCTGATCCTTGTGAATGAAGAAGGCCAACATTCACTCTGGCCCGACTTCATCGATGTGCCACCTGGCTGGGAGCAGGTCGGGCCGACAGGATCGAAAGCGCTTTGTTCTGCGTGGATCGACGAGAACTGGACCGACATGAGACCGAAAAGCCTGATCCGGCAGATGGAAGAAGACGAGCGTCAGCGTCAGGCAAACGACTAA